In Cyprinus carpio isolate SPL01 chromosome A14, ASM1834038v1, whole genome shotgun sequence, a single window of DNA contains:
- the aurkb gene encoding aurora kinase B yields MQNKENTGPRAFQTRVATVRPLRVVMNPDTHTVTGPGRVPVRSNTKRLSLRDFDIGRPLGKGKFGNVYLARERKLKAIVALKVLFKSQMEKEGVEHQLRREIEIQSHLRHPNILRFYNYFQDSTRVFLILEFAPRGEMYKELQRCGRFDDQRTATYMEELADALLYCHEKKVIHRDIKPENLLLGFRGELKIADFGWSVHAPSLRRRTMCGTLDYLPPEMIEGHTHDEKVDLWCIGVLCYECLVGNPPFETASHTETYKRITKVDLQFPKLVSDGARDLISKLLRHSPAMRLPLRSVMEHPWVKANSRRVLPPVCNTHH; encoded by the exons ATGCAG AATAAAGAGAACACAGGACCCAGAGCCTTCCAAACACGG gttgCTACTGTCCGTCCTCTCAGAGTCGTCATGaatccagacacacacactgttacAG GTCCTGGGAGAGTTCCCGTGAGGTCAAACACAAA GAGGCTCTCCCTCAGAGACTTCGACATCGGCCGTCCGCTGGGGAAGGGGAAGTTCGGTAACGTGTATCTGGCGCGCGAGCGGAAGCTGAAGGCGATCGTGGCTCTGAAGGTGCTCTTCAAGTCTCAGATGGAGAAGGAAGGCGTGGAGCACCAGCTGCGGAGAGAGATCGAGATCCAGTCTCACCTCAG GCATCCCAACATCCTGCGCTTCTACAACTACTTCCAGGACAGCACGCGTGTGTTTCTGATCCTGGAGTTCGCGCCGCGGGGAGAGATGTACAAAGAGCTGCAGCGCTGCGGACGCTTCGACGACCAGCGCACCGCCACc TACATGGAGGAGCTGGCGGACGCGCTTCTGTACTGTCACGAGAAGAAGGTGATCCACAGAGACATTAAACCTGAGAACCTTCTGCTGGGATTCAGAGGAGAGCTCAAGATCGCAGACTTCGGCTGGTCCGTCCACGCGCCGTCCCTCAG ACGGCGGACGATGTGTGGGACTCTGGACTATCTTCCTCCGGAGATGATCGAGGGCCACACTCACGATGAGAAGGTGGATCTGTGGTGCATCGGTGTGCTGTGTTACGAGTGTCTGGTGGGGAACCCTCCGTTCGAGACGGCCAGCCACACGGAGACGTACAAGCGCATCACCAAG gtggatCTTCAGTTCCCGAAGCTGGTGTCTGACGGCGCTCGTGATCTGATCTCCAAGCTGCTGCGTCACAGTCCAGCCATGCGTCTGCCGCTCCGGAGCGTGATGGAGCACCCCTGGGTCAAAGCCAACTCACGCCGGGTGCTGCCCCCCGTCTGCAACACACACCACTGA
- the LOC109065300 gene encoding biorientation of chromosomes in cell division protein 1-like 1 produces MLEQGVDRIVAQVVDPKVHHSFRPQVERVVRKFLSPNGHVEEDELPPLAPPLPAEYQEAELLTADHANDDAPAGSSGADVQIPETSGTDPSHEHREEEMDISLTEEEQLTAETKEEPEEPQPGEEEEEERDAEMEAETEEVKDEGDAGSSSKSSGKIREENRDTDSQKPSSTLLADCFILMHQN; encoded by the exons ATGCTGGAGCAGGGAGTGGACAGGATCGTGGCTCAGGTCGTCGATCCAAAGGTCCATCACTCCTTTCGGCCGCAGGTGGAGCGCGTCGTCCGGAAGTTTCTCTCTCCAAACGGCCACGTGGAGGAGGACGAACTTCCTCCTTTAGCTCCGCCCCTTCCTGCGGAATACCAGGAAGCTGAACTGCTGACCGCAGACCACGCAAATGATGACG CTCCAGCTGGGAGCTCCGGCGCTGATGTCCAGATCCCAGAGACCAGCGGCACTGACCCGAGCCACGAGCACAGAGAGGAGGAGATGGACATCAGCCTCACCGAGGAGGAGCAGCTGACCGCAGAGACGAAGGAGGAGCCGGAGGAACCACAGCCTggggaagaagaggaggaagagagggaTGCAGAGATGGAGGCGGAGACGGAGGAGGTGAAGGACGAGGGAGACGCGGGGAGCAGCAGTAAATCCTCAGGGAAGATCCGAGAGGAGAACCGTGACACAGACTCCCAGAAACCCTCCAGCACTCTTCTTGCTGATTGTTTCATTCTGATGCACCAGAATTAA
- the LOC122147507 gene encoding biorientation of chromosomes in cell division protein 1-like 1 produces MVSVIVMIVHFHLVIVVEIRSDIIFLNFVFPPQAKDKEERLLKRQQNRERMEEKRRLRAAQNEEQDRKKLADQRPRAKEARKEKKVLEKKVALSRQRKRDSRLVGQILVKPVTSSLKLAVFRKLHMMHKQNRW; encoded by the exons ATGGTTTCAGTTATTGTGATGATTGTTCATTTTCATCTGGTTATTGTTGTTGAAATCCGATCTGATATCATTTTCTTAAATTTCGTCTTTCCTCCGCAGGCCAAAGACAAAGAGGAGCGTCTGTTGAAGCGGCAGCAGAACCGTGAGCGTATGGAGGAGAAACGCAGACTGAGAGCAGCCCAGAACGAGGAACAGG ATCGGAAGAAACTGGCGGATCAGAGACCCCGAGCTAAAGAGGCTCGAAAAGAGAAGAAGGTCCTGGAGAAGAAAGTGGCTCTgagcagacagagaaagagagactccAGGTTAGTGGGGCAAATTTTGGTAAAACCAGTAACGAGTTCCCTAAAGCTTGCAGTTTTCAGAAAACTCCATATGATGCATAAACAGAACAGATGGTAA
- the bod1l1 gene encoding paternally-expressed gene 3 protein produces MKPAGLKSVRRPSDLEEQRRKKTDSEEKLPDKNRVHSFILDLELGTEERRKNIRKDSLSKEKERKEKERGVPDERLKSKLKTESKKSGDAAADEKDGGTAKGAADEKKGSKVKPDRKSSVSSRESKTSVSEAADEGNLKKGRSAMNEKEKPKGDSKLLRRLDSTGSSEERSEVETGSELSRKKDKQPKEILKRSKSHPEAKPGEKPKVRTDRKDSSVDKTHPQKSGSETESDVRKAETGPKVKSLTEKHKSKPQNPTAGKSEKKTEAKSKPGTAEQKKEDKKTSEEKTKDAKVAKKTAEKKVEKDSESKSGGTESPGTGEPVDQTHPVLTAPEPPTVSSSTPLPDDPYAALSDVTPEPEDEDAVLKEPRPLTAEADALLSLMDVHTSASELAVQRETEADMKMKEAALALLSMDPDIARSSDLISDSQVAMETLPAGTEDTGSGLEYSEIESAVIATSAAAAEPMETDALGIQEVTSEAGDEQTDERDTQMLTADAAEPTQTLTADAAEGTQTTTADATESTQSLIADADESTQTLTADAAESTFTTDAAELADMAESMQTHTADTAESVETFTAETGQTLHADMAVSPAQTLTEDAAGSTPEVTADTAEPAQTLTADTAEPAQTLTADTKETDTDEPAQTLTADTKETDTAEPAQTLTADTKETDTDEPVQTVTADTAEPAQTLTTDTAEPAQTVTTDTAEPAQTLTADTKETDTDEPVQTITTDIKEADTAESAQTLTADAAEPEIDSTEPGAASVSDEQEQKSSDASETVEQTESGTRRRRSSAQRTANQTSTNAEKEQTSSKECVMCQCEDEEEERSSRTPRRGRSSRASDAPQRETRSASQPKEAEPAVEEEPKEQGRRSRRSAAQTRDAPAVKPALKRKRSDDLPASAPDSTAEVKEEPEQSAKQRKDEASPSEDQEMIKASDEEEERKDEEDVTEDRQQKPTRRGRPSKASSATDDSDTGASEKRDGEKEDDEEETQSRATTRAASRLEAEKNKPSKPSTRALSKLSGKEENSPNTRSVRGRKRDTSPALPRTRGAQKSDETPSKRAKR; encoded by the exons aTGAAGCCCGCGGGTCTGAAGTCAGTGCGTCGGCCGTCTGATCTGGAGGAGCAGCGCAGGAAGAAGACAGACAGTGAGGAGAAACTCCCTGACAAAAACCGCGTTCACTCCTTTATCCTGGACTTGGAGCTGGGAACAGAGGAACGCCGCAAAAACATTCGGAAAGACTCGCTTTCCAAAGAAAAGGAGCGCAAGGAGAAAGAGCGTGGCGTCCCTGACGAACGACTCAAGTCCAAACTCAAGACGGAGAGCAAGAAGAGCGGAGACGCTGCAGCCGACGAGAAAGACGGAGGGACTGCAAAAGGAGCAGCTGATGAGAAgaaggggtcaaaggtcaagccAGACAGGAAGAGTTCCGTGTCTTCCCGAGAAAGCAAGACGAGTGTGTCTGAAGCTGCAGATGAAGGGAACCTGAAGAAAGGAAGGTCGGCTATGAATGAGAAGGAGAAACCGAAGGGCGACTCGAAGCTGCTCCGGCGTCTGGACTCCACCGGCTCCTCAGAGGAGAGGTCAGAGGTCGAGACGGGTTCAGAGCTCAGCCGGAAGAAAGACAAGCAGCCTAAAGAGATTCTCAAGAGGTCAAAGAGTCACCCAGAGGCTAAACCAGGAGAGAAGCCCAAGGTGCGGACGGATAGGAAGGATTCCTCTGTGGACAAGACTCATCCGCAGAAATCCGGCTCGGAAACCGAGAGCGACGTCCGAAAGGCAGAGACGGGGCCAAAGGTCAAATCCCTAACAGAGAAGCACAAGTCTAAACCCCAGAATCCCACTGCGGGCAAATCAGAGAAAAAAACGGAAGCCAAGAGTAAACCAGGAACCGCAGAACAGAAGAAAGAGGACAAGAAAACCTCAGAGGAGAAAACGAAGGATGCAAAGGTCGCGAAGAAAACAGCCGAGAAGAAGGTGGAGAAAGATTCCGAGAGCAAGTCTGGAGGGACGGAGAGCCCCGGCACCGGAGAACCAGTGGATCAGACGCATCCAGTGTTGACTGCACCAGAACCCCCCACCGTCTCCAGTTCCACACCTCTACCAGACGACCCTTACGCCGCTCTGAGCGACGTCACTCCCGAACCCGAGGACGAGGACGCGGTGCTCAAAGAGCCCCGCCCACTGACTGCAGAAGCCGACGCCCTCTTGAGCCTGATGGATGTCCACACCTCCGCCTCAGAGCTCGCTGTCCAGAGAGAAACGGAGGCTGATATGAAGATGAAGGAAGCGGCACTTGCGCTGCTCTCCATGGATCCGGATATCGCGCGCTCCTCGGATCTCATCTCGGATTCTCAGGTCGCTATGGAGACACTCCCTGCAGGCACTGAGGACACAGGAAGTGGGTTAGAATACTCCGAAATTGAGTCAGCTGTGATCGCTACATCTGCCGCCGCAGCAGAGCCCATGGAGACGGATGCTCTCGGgatacaggaagtgacatcagag GCTGGTGATGAGCAGACAGATGAAAGAGACACACAAATGCTTACAGCAGATGCAGCCGAGCCCACCCAGACTCTCACTGCGGACGCAGCTGAAGGTACACAGACGACCACTGCAGACGCAACGGAGTCCACCCAGTCTCTCATTGCAGATGCAGACGAGTCCACGCAGACCCTTACTGCAGACGCAGCTGAATCCACGTTCACCACAGATGCAGCTGAGCTGGCAGACATGGCAGAGtccatgcaaacacacactgcagACACAGCTGAGTCCGTGGAGACCTTCACTGCTGAGACAGGACAGACCCTCCATGCAGACATGGCTGTGTCACCTGCTCAGACCCTCACTGAAGATGCAGCTGGATCCACGCCAGAGGTTACAGCAGACACAGCTGAGCCTGCGCAGACCCTCACTGCAGACACAGCTGAGCCTGCGCAGACCCTCACTGCAGACACAAAAGAGACAGACACTGATGAGCCTGCGCAGACCCTCACCGCAGACACAAAAGAGACAGACACAGCTGAGCCTGCGCAGACACTC ACTGCAGACACAAAAGAGACAGACACTGATGAGCCTGTGCAGACCGTTACTGCAGACACAGCTGAGCCTGCGCAGACACTCACCACAGACACAGCTGAGCCTGCGCAGACAGTCACCACAGACACAGCTGAGCCTGCGCAGACACTC ACTGCAGACACAAAAGAGACAGACACTGATGAGCCTGTGCAGACCATCACCACAGATATAAAGGAGGCAGATACAGCTGAGTCTGCGCAGACACTCACTGCAGATGCAGCTGAGCCTGAGATAGACTCTACAGAGCCAG GCGCTGCATCTGTCTCAGACGAGCAGGAGCAGAAGTCATCAGACGCCTCTGAGACG GTGGAGCAGACGGAGAGCGGCACGCGGAGAAGACGATCATCGGCTCAgaggacag CTAATCAAACCAGCACCAATGCTGAAAAAGAGCAAACATCTTCTAAAGAG TGTGTGATGTGTCAGtgtgaggatgaagaggaggagagatCGAGCAGGACTCCACGCAGAGGAAGATCCTCCAGAGCGTCTGATGCTCCTCAGAGAGAAACAC GCTCTGCTTCACAACCCAAGGAGGCGGAGCCAGCCGTGGAGGAGGAGCCAAAAGAG caGGGCCGCAGAAGTCGCCGCTCCGCAGCCCAGACCAGAGACGCTCCTGCAG tgAAACCTGCACTGAAAAGGAAGAGATCAGACGATCTTCCTGCTTCTGCTCCA GACTCGACAGCGGAGGTGAAGGAAGAACCAGAACAATCTGCCAAACAGAGAAAAGATGAAG cGAGTCCATCTGAAGATCAGGAGATGATCAAAGCgagtgatgaagaggaggagaggaaggacGAGGAAGATGTGACC gaggaCCGGCAGCAGAAACCGACCCGCCGCGGACGACCCTCCAAAGCATCCTCTGCAACAGATGACTCTG ATACAGGAGCATCAGAGAAAAGAGACGGAGAAAAAGAGGATGATGAGGAAGAGACCCAAAGCAGAGCGACGACTCGCGCCGCGTCCCGTCTGGAGGCAGAGAA GAATAAACCCAGCAAACCGTCCACTCGAGCTCTCAGTAAACTCAGCGGGAAAGAGGAGAACTCCCCGAACACACG atcGGTGAGGGGACGCAAGCGTGACACGAGTCCTGCTCTTCCTCGCACACGCGGAGCACAGAAATCTGACGAGACGCCTTCAAAAAGAGCCAAACGATGA
- the LOC109097508 gene encoding homeobox protein Nkx-3.2-like, whose translation MAVRSNTLMPFSIQAILNRKEESRHLNDLDVCFSKRACWKIFGEMDGPDRSEEREHKNYDSDSGMSEDNDSKARIDAKPEKDADLADETDPESTAAEHCKGLDCVSDCNAGEEKSSDQPKQRKKRSRAAFSHAQVFELERRFNHQRYLSGPERADLAASLKLTETQVKIWFQNRRYKTKRRQMAADLLASAPAAKKVAVKVLVRDDRRQYSPGELLRPPLLSYYYPYTYCLPSWSLSSSCTGHQ comes from the exons ATGGCTGTGCGCAGTAACACATTGATGCCGTTCTCCATTCAAGCCATTCTGAACCGAAAAGAGGAGTCTCGACATTTGAACGATCTGGATGTTTGTTTCTCAAAACGCGCGTGCTGGAAAATCTTCGGTGAAATGGATGGACCGGACAGGAGCGAGGAGAGAGAGCACAAGAACTACGACTCGGACTCCGGGATGAGCGAGGACAACGACAGTAAAGCGCGAATCGACGCAAAGCCCGAAAAAGACGCAGATTTAGCGGACGAAACGGATCCGGAATCCACGGCGGCGGAGCACTGCAAAGGCCTGGACTGCGTGTCCG ACTGTAACGCCGGCGAGGAGAAGAGCAGCGATCAGCCCAAGCAGCGGAAGAAGCGCTCCCGCGCCGCGTTCTCGCACGCGCAGGTGTTCGAGCTCGAGCGGCGCTTCAATCATCAGCGCTATCTGTCGGGACCGGAGCGCGCGGACCTCGCCGCCTCTCTCAAACTCACCGAGACGCAGGTCAAGATCTGGTTCCAGAACCGACGGTACAAAACCAAGCGACGCCAGATGGCCGCCGATCTGCTGGCCTCGGCCCCGGCGGCGAAGAAAGTGGCCGTGAAGGTTCTGGTGCGCGACGACCGGAGGCAGTACAGCCCCGGAGAACTGCTGCGACCGCCGCTGCTCTCCTATTACTACCCGTACACGTACTGCCTGCCCTCCTGGAGCCTGTCCTCCTCCTGCACCGGACACCAGTGA